The region ACCTTTGGGATCAGTTCAGCTCAACAGTTCCAAAGAACATAACAACAATAGTAATGCTATGGACAAGAGTAAATTGAAAAGACCTTTTGTGGAAGATAAGTCAGATGACTCAGAAGATGACCATAAGCCTATTGGATTAAGGAGAAAGGTTgaggataaaaattttaagaaagcTGCTGTTGGAAGTGAGACGGCAGATGATTCAGATGATAATAAACCATTGAGTCTCAAGATAAACTCAACAAAAACACCATCCAACAGTACAAATAAGGCTAGTGTGCTGAAAGTTACACCTAAAATTGTGCAACCTGCTGATGATTCTGAGGACGAGAAACCACTGGCCAGGAGGTTGCCAGCTAAAACTACTCTGAAAAGTGGTGCTAATGCTTCGGATGATTCAGAGGATGAGAAGCCATTGGCTGCCCGATTCTCAAAGGTTACTGGCAGTGCATCTGCAAGTATCTCAAGTTCAAAGGACAAGGTTCAGTCTGCAAATCTAAAACCAAGTTCTTCCAGCAAGGTGTCAAACAATGACACGAACACTTCACGAAATTCAATTAAAAGGCCAATTGACAATAATAATCAATCAATTTCAGCTCTCAAGAAGGCAAGGCCTTCAGATGTTTCTGTGTCTGCAAGTGTCAAAAGAGAATCCAAGGCAGATGACAATGACAATATACCTCTTTCACAAAGACTGAAAATGGGTGAGTCTTCAAAAAGCAAGCCACCTGCAAAGAATATTGTAAAGAAGAATCCTTCATCTTTTAAGAAGGATAgcaagaaaatgaaaacaaagaaaacaatgaaaaattCTCAGTTCTCAAAGACAATGAAGGTCCCTCCTGGATCTGGTGGTGGACAGAAATGGACTACCCTGGTGCACAATGGTGTTATTTTCCCCCCTCCATACAAGCCTCATGGTGTCAAGATGCTTTACAATGGGCAACCTGTTGATCTGACACCAGAACAAGAAGAGGTGATATATGGACCATTGGCTGattattactttttatttgcatCTTTTGATTTGTATTTAGAGTGGTACTTTAATCAGGTTCTTCTGAATTAGATCTTGCTCCCAGATAATTGTTCCTCTACTAATGCTCTCCGTCACAGGTTGCAACTATGTTTTCTGTGATGAAAGACACTGATTACGCATCCAAACAAACGTTTATTGACAACTTCTTCACTGATTGGAGAAAAATTCTTGGTAAGAACCATATCATCAAGAAATTTGAGCTTTGTGATTTCACCCCAATCTATGAATGGCACCTaagagagaaggagaagaagaagcagatgACATCAGAGGTATCTGTTTACAGCTCTTTAAAACAAACCTGCATGAATTTAGTTTTCATATTGATAATCTATAATAAGCTGACACTGGAAGTGATCCATCATTAAAATTCTTATTGTGCAGGAGAAGAAAGCAGTGAAGGAAGAGAAATTGAAACAAGAGGAGAAGTACATGTGGGCTGTTGTAGATGGTGTTAAAGAGAAGGTGCTTTTCTTTGTGCTGCGAGAATGTGGTTCAACAAATAATTGTAGATATTCTCTTGTTCTCTAttcttctcttgtttttttagttaaacGTTTTTACGTATTATATAGCAATTGCTTGGTAAACCCTAGTGTTCAATTTCGTGAATAATTTTGTAGCAAATGTCAAGAATGCTTTATAATGTGTTAGGCATAGTTTCCTTCATGACATGAAGGACGGACTTGatgttcttattttttttacacaaagCAGTTGTATCTGATATGTCCTGTGATACACTAGATTCATTTTGCATACAATTATTCTGGGTTAAAGTACTTTGTTCCTTCCAGGTTGGCAATTTCAGAGTAGAACCACCTGGCTTGTTCAGGGGACGTGGAGAGCATCCAAAGGTGCATATATGAATACTTTTTAAGAACATGTATTTGTTATGCTGTTTTAAGTGAGCAACATCATTTCaatgcttttttttattacattcTTTTAGATGGGAAAACTGAAACGCCGCATTCAACCAAGCGATATTACAATAAACATTGGAAAAGGGGCTCCAATCCCAGAGTGTCCGATACCTGGAGAAAGGTTTGCTGGAAATTTTCCAATCATCTCTGACGtgcaatatatatttgtgaagAGGTTGCTAGTGTGTACTCACTCTTATTGGTCATGTGTCCTGCAGTTGGAAAGAAGTCAAACATGATAACACAGTTACATGGTTGGCCTTTTGGAATGATCCAATAAGCCAAAAAGATTTCAAGTATGTTTTCTTGGCAGCAAGCAGTGCATTAAAGGGTCAAAGTGACAAAGAGAAGTATGAGAAGTCTCGAAAATTGAAGGTGAGAAAGTTCATTGTGTGTGCCATGGAGATCTCGAGTTTACACGTATAAATAATTGTCTTCCCGCTTGTCCATTGCAGCATCATATACACAAAATTCGTGACACTTACACAAAGGACTTCAGAAGTAAAGATAAGACAAAGAAACAAATTGCAGTGGCGACATACCTTATAGATAAGCTAGCCCTTAGGGCAGGCAATGAGAAGGTATTTTCTAATCTGAACTTATTGATTGGCATTTATGAAGTGGTTTTCTGGTAGCCTGGGTTATACCTTTTCTGTTGATAATTTTGGTTCGTTCCCATCATATTTGGTACATAAATTCTTCTGCTATTACTGCAGCTTGCACAGCAATGTTTTTTCCCGACAGAAAAGGGTATATGTGCCTTTTGTTTCAACGTCTGTTCTGAATGGGCGTATACATTGTGCAAAATAGTGCTTTGCTTCAAGCCTTCAAGACTATCTATTATTAGCTCTGTTGTTGTGGCTTTTCACtactataattttgcatattgtgctgaaatatatatttgttagcATACAGTCTTCAacatcattcttttttttttaccatttagGCATTTAGCTTTGAATTACATTGACATGCATCATTATGAGTTTGTTTTCTTAGCTACTACTACAAATCCTTTTCAGGATGATGACGAAGCTGAAACTGTTGGTTGCTGTACACTGAAGGTTGATAATGTTACTTGTGTTCCTCCAAATAACCTGCAGGTATTGATCTTTGTTATTAATAAATTCTTGCATATGTAACTTGATTAGATGATATCTGATGTTCCATAACCTTTACAGTTCGACTTCCTTGGTAAAGATTCTATAAGATACTTCAACACTGTAGAGGTTGAACTGCCTGTATACAAGGCAATTGAGGAATTCCGTGCTGGTATCTCTCTGCCATGCTACTGCCTTTTTTCCTCCATTCATCACCTTGGACTAGTGGAATCACTTCTGTTTTCTTAATTTGGATTTCTAGGTAAGAAACCAGGAGACGATCTCTTTGACAAGCTCGATACAACTAGGCTAAATGCTCATCTAAAGGACTTGATGCCTGGGCTTACTGCAAAAGTGTTCCGTACATATAATGCCTCAATCACCTTGGATGATATTGTAAGTTCAAAGAGGACTTCACATTTTTGCTTGAACTTCTGCTGCTGTATGATGTTATTAATTGAAGTTTGTCATGATTAAGACattttagtattatatatgtCTGTGTTCTGTACTTCTGTCTACCTGAAGCTCAAGTcaacattaattaaatatgtagcTAGCCAATTTATGAAGAGATATTGTATCTTCAATTATTGCATTATCTGAATCTGTACATTATGATTCATGTGTGTAACTTGTTGTACAATATATTGTattctaaacatatatttatccatGACGATATTACAGTTGCACAAAGAAACAGAAGATGGAACTCTTCTTGAAAAGATTGCAGTTTATCAACGAGCCAACAAAGAGGTCTGTTTCTTTTGCtttaaaaaacagaaaaaaatgaagcacTTTTATCATCACCTGTCTTGATCGCAACCATACTTGTTTGCTCAGGTTGCCATAATCTGTAACCATCAGCGCAGTGTCTCAAAATCACATGACTCCCAGATGACTAGATTGAATGAGAAGATTGATGAATTGAAGGTTGGAGTTTCACTGCAAATGATTGGCCTCACATTATaccttttcatttcttttgccCCTGTTCTTGTTAactcttgttttttcttttctctaggCCCAAAGGGATGAATTGAAGGCAGACTTGAGCAAAGTGAAGAAAGGAAAGTCTCTAGGCTATGACAAAGATGGGAAACCAAAAAGAAATTTGGCGCCTGAAGCGTAACTTCTCAATCACAAAtagatatcaattttttatgtatgcaAATCAATAGTGTTGAGAAATCTTACCAAAATTGCTTGCAGGTTTGAAAAGAAGATTTCTCAGGTTGAAACCAAGATCGAGAAAATGGAGATGGATAAGAAGATTAAAGAGGATTTAAAGACGGTAGCACTGGGAACTTCAAAGATCAATTACCTTGATCCCAGAATTACTGTTGCGTGGTGCAAACGCCATGAAGTACCTATTGAGAAGGTACCAGTGCTCTTTGACAACACCTTATTTTTCTTACGTGGAATGGATCTATAGCATGGCTGTGCCTTGGGAAAGTTCATAATATTACACCTCATTTTATCTTGCTTGGTGTGGCATTCTGTTCCCTTGTCTTatcaacttattttttaaaatattggtATATATAAGTCTTGTTGCAACTAAGGGGGAGTGATCAACTATAACATAATGTACAAAAAAGCTGACTTGAAATGCTGTAGATTTGAAATGATAATAGTTTATGGTCATTGCATTCTGAGCAGAGTAGATTAAATCAAAGGATTGAACCAATTGACACTACTTATTTTATTAGCCATTAACTGTGTCTATTCCCCTTGACAGATATTCAACAAATCACTCATTGCGAAATTTTCATGGGCAATGGATGTCGACCCAGATTTCAGATTCTAAGAACACTGGCTACCGATCAGCCATCCCCCACCTTTAGTAAACTTGATCCACCTTCCAGCCCTTGTCCCGGACACTAATTGCAGCTAGGAAAGGAAGAGCTCGGTGTTTGTTTTTGAAGTCCCCTGCTCCTGGAAAGAAGGAAGCACCCGGCATTCTCATTGTAggctttttatcttttcttctttcttcttgttAATGCCTTTGCCATCGGCCCTCAAGTTCTGTATGCATTTGGGCTGATGAATTTTAGCTCGCTGAGAACGAATGGACATTCATTTTATACCGGATTAATCTCAAAATATACCATGAGGTTTCGTTTGGTTGCGGGAGTGAACATTGTTTGCGTATGTACTTGCGAACTGGTAAATTGGTAATGGAAGAAAGAAGTGCTGAGGTGTAAATTTTGGTCAAAGAAGATGCTTTCCTGGCCCTTCAGGGGACTATCGAGTGCCATATCAGTCGACTGTTACAACAATATCTAAGTGtctatcttttggcttaattaagaaataaatcaagtgacatatttataaatgaaaaataatttatgaataaattttttagaacaattaAAAGTTAAGTGATGAAacaacctcaaaatcaactctaaatttaagattaaaattttaaattgtctCATAAGCAGAAGTAAAAAAGATGATGGGGCTTGTGTTCGTGATGATTTTACATTTTAACCCTATGTCAATGGGACGAGGTAATTATACATGTCCCGATATTAGTATATTACTACTAGTATATTTTGAGATAGTTAAACGAGAACATagtcattagtttttttaggcCACCGCACTGTCTCACACACCTGCTAGTTGCTATCTCTTTTCAAAGCCCGTGCAGCCGTGGTTAGGCAGGAAGGTATGGTGTGGATCATGTACGAAGTTTTCTTTATGGTCCGAGAAACTCCATCTTTAACCATTAAGTCGTTAGGTTTATTTCATGGTTGAGAAGTGCCGCTACCTTTATATacccctttgattttttttaacggagttaacttttagatctacgtttaaccatttatcatattaaaaaaaatacatacttATCATTTACTTTCGTTATGGTTTGTTTTATCACTAAAACTActatatcttttatatatttgcacatatatttgaaaaattcatcTACATTGGACAACGGAGAGAGTaactatttcaaaataatttgaacatttgtcttttttcaaaataatttgacAATTTGTCCTTTCCAAAATAATTGCAAATACTTAAATAGGTCTTATATTAGTAAAATGTACATACTTTTAAACTTTCATCTATCATAGTAtagttatttaaatttttgaagaaAAGTGCTAATATGCTATCTTCAAAAACGTATTTCGTTAAAATACCATCCCGAATTTGACATCACTAAAATATCATCCTCAAACAATGGGTATACGCTAGAATACCATTTAGCTTCTAAATGGACAGAAATGGCCTTACCTTTTTCTCTTTGATCGTTACTTTGCACCTCCTGAGCTACACGAAATGGCGATGGCGGTGGACCAAGGGGCCGGAATGGGATTTAGTGACATTGCACCGTGACATTTTCAATGACATtctgtcactgacatgtgggtccaagTATatatgggtcccacatgtcagtgacag is a window of Oryza brachyantha chromosome 8, ObraRS2, whole genome shotgun sequence DNA encoding:
- the LOC102714032 gene encoding DNA topoisomerase 1 beta-like → MAVVNPVMFDNDDDEGPVSFKRSSASVKNRPTPTKPEGSSGNVGSVRSPKSVASSQQRNGLTGVSRPLQQRPQSSTPNPRPLGSVQLNSSKEHNNNSNAMDKSKLKRPFVEDKSDDSEDDHKPIGLRRKVEDKNFKKAAVGSETADDSDDNKPLSLKINSTKTPSNSTNKASVLKVTPKIVQPADDSEDEKPLARRLPAKTTLKSGANASDDSEDEKPLAARFSKVTGSASASISSSKDKVQSANLKPSSSSKVSNNDTNTSRNSIKRPIDNNNQSISALKKARPSDVSVSASVKRESKADDNDNIPLSQRLKMGESSKSKPPAKNIVKKNPSSFKKDSKKMKTKKTMKNSQFSKTMKVPPGSGGGQKWTTLVHNGVIFPPPYKPHGVKMLYNGQPVDLTPEQEEVATMFSVMKDTDYASKQTFIDNFFTDWRKILGKNHIIKKFELCDFTPIYEWHLREKEKKKQMTSEEKKAVKEEKLKQEEKYMWAVVDGVKEKVGNFRVEPPGLFRGRGEHPKMGKLKRRIQPSDITINIGKGAPIPECPIPGESWKEVKHDNTVTWLAFWNDPISQKDFKYVFLAASSALKGQSDKEKYEKSRKLKHHIHKIRDTYTKDFRSKDKTKKQIAVATYLIDKLALRAGNEKDDDEAETVGCCTLKVDNVTCVPPNNLQFDFLGKDSIRYFNTVEVELPVYKAIEEFRAGKKPGDDLFDKLDTTRLNAHLKDLMPGLTAKVFRTYNASITLDDILHKETEDGTLLEKIAVYQRANKEVAIICNHQRSVSKSHDSQMTRLNEKIDELKAQRDELKADLSKVKKGKSLGYDKDGKPKRNLAPEAFEKKISQVETKIEKMEMDKKIKEDLKTVALGTSKINYLDPRITVAWCKRHEVPIEKIFNKSLIAKFSWAMDVDPDFRF